The genomic DNA TATTTCCTCACCATGGGCCTTGGCGGGTTGGGCTTTGCCGATGACTTCATCAAGCTATTTAAGAAGCGCAACCTGGGCCTGAATAAGACGGCCAAGCTGGTAGGGCAGTTGGCCGTCGCGCTTATCTTCGGCATTTTGGCTCTGCAGTTCCCAGATTCGCACGGCTTGACCCCGGCCTCGACGAACCTTTCCTTTGTTCGGGATTTTGACACCTTCGATATTGCCGTAGGCGGCGCCGTCATCGGTACCATCATCTTCTTGGTCTTTCTCTACCTGCTCATTGCGGCATGGTCGAATGCGGTTAACCTGACAGATGGCCTCGATGGCCTAGCCGCCGGCACCACCGCGATGGTGATGGGCGCCTACGCATTGATTTCCTTCTGGCAGTTCCGCAACTCCTGCGCCGTGTCCCCGTCTGCTGGATGCTATGAGGTACGCGACCCGCTCGACCTTGCAGTGCTTGCCGCAGCCGGCTTGGGCGGTTGCTTGGGCTTTTTGTGGTGGAACGCTGCGCCGGCGAAGATCTTCATGGGCGATACCGGTTCGCTAGCGCTCGGTGGCCTCGTTGCCGGCCTATCCGTGACCACTCGCACCGAGCTGCTCATGATCATCATTGGCGCCATCTTTGTTATCGAGACGGTATCCGTGGTTATCCAGATCATCGTCTTCCGCAGCACCGGTAAACGTTTCTTCCGCATGGCACCAATTCACCACCACTTTGAAAACGGGGGCTGGGCCGAGACCGCGGTTGTCACCCGCTTCTGGTTGCTCAGCGCCATGGCCTCCATCGCCGGCGTATGCATCTTCTACGGCGACTGGCTTTCCGCCGTTGGCTTCGGCGGCTAAGACCAACGCCTTCCAGTTTTATCGAGGAAAGAGGATAATAGATGACCGAGTTGCCACCCTCGTTGCGTGGACGAGTGCTCGTGGCCGGGGCGGGAGTATCCGGGCGTGGGTGCGTAGCCATGCTCGCGCGCCTTGGCGTTGATACCACCGTGGCAGATTCCAATGAGTTGGCGTTGCAAGCGCTGGCGGATGACTACGGGGTCGCCACCGTATCCGCCGAGTCCGCCGCACAGGGGGATTTCGATCTCGTAGTTACCTCGCCCGGTTGGCGGCCAGATTCGCCTTTGCTGGTTGCCTTCCAAGACGCCGGGGTAGAAGTTATCGGAGACGTGGAGCTGGCGTATCGCTTGGACCGTGCCGGCGTCTTCGGTGCGCCCCGCACCTGGCTGGTGGTCACTGGTACCAATGGCAAGACGACGACCACGGGCATGCTGGCGCAGATCATGCTTGCCGACGCCGCCCGCACCGGCCAGCGCGCACTGGCGGTGGGCAATATCGGCGTTTCGCTTTTCGATGCCCTGACGGCTACCCCGCGCGTCGATGTCCTATGCGCCGAGCTTTCCTCATTTCAGCTGCATTGGTCGAGCCAACTTCGCCCAGATGTAGGAGTACTGCTCAACCTAGCGGAAGACCACCTCGATTGGCACGGCTCCTTCGATGCCTATGCCCGTGCCAAGGCCAAGGTGCTATCTGGTGAAGCCGCGGTGGTGGGCAAGGATGACGCCGCAGCGTTGAGCTACGCCGCGGGTACCGCACGCGTTTATGGTTTCACCGCCGCCGAACCCGAACAGGGCGAAGTCGGGGTGAGCGCAGGGCGCCTCGTATCCCGCCTTGCCGCAGGGTGCGAGGATTTAGCTTCCGCCGAGGGCATCGAGCCGGCGGGCCTGGCAGGAGTACTGGATGCAGCGGCGGCGGCCAGCGTCGCGCGGCTGGCGGGTGCCGCCCCGCAATCCATTGAGGTGGGGCTTTCCGCTTATACGGTTGCTGGGCACCGTGGTGCGGTGGTCCACCAGGCCTCCGGCATTTCCTTTATCGATAACTCCAAAGCCACGAACCCGCACGCGGCGGACGCTGCACTGAAAGGGCTCAACTCCGTCGTATGGATCGCCGGTGGGCAGTTGAAGGGAGCGGAGGTAGACGGGCTCGTCGCCAAGCACGCCGCCCAGATCAAGGCTGCGGTAGTCATGGGCGTGGATAGGCAAGAGATTGCCCACGCGCTCGCAGCACACGCCCCGCATGCAGCGGTGGACGTCATCGAAAGCCAGGACCCTGCAGCTGCCATGAATGCGGCGGTGGAAGCGGCGCTGCAACACGCCGAGGCGGGGGATACCGTGCTTTTGGCGCCGGCTGCTGCATCGTTAGATATGTATACCGGCATGGCTCAAAGAGGCGATTTCTTCGCGGCCGCCGCGCGAGAGCTTACCCGCAGCTAGAGCCATAGATTAAGGATCAGGAGAACACATGACGGCCACCTCCCAGCAGCGCCCGCGCCCGAAGAGCTTGGGCGACCGCGTCCGCGAGCTGCGCGAGCAAGCCCGCCAGCAGGCCGGCCTTGATTATCAACTGCTGCGCATCATCATCTTCTCGCTCATCGGCATTGGTGTGCTCATGGTCTTTTCCTCTTCCATGGCCACCTCATTAACCGAGGACGGCGGCGTGTGGAATCAAGCGCTGCGGCAGTGTGCGATGGTCTTTCTTGGTCTCGTTGCCTTCTGGCTTGGCCTGAAGGTATCACCGCATACATTGCGTAAATGCGTGCCGTGGATCGTGGGATTATCGATCATCTTGCTCATTGCGGTCCTCATCCCCGGGGTCGGTACCGGCCGCGAGGAGGTAGGTTCGCAGTCGTGGATCTACTTGGGCCCGTTCTCCCTGCAGCCCTCGGAGCTCGCACGTATTGCAGTCGGCATGTTCGGCGCGACCGTATTAGCGGATAAAGAGCACAAATCCTTGAAGTTTACTGATCCCTTCATGATGTACTCCCTAATCGCAGGCGTGATGTTTTTGCTCATTGCCCTGCAGGGAGATATGGGCATGGCCTTGTCCTTTGCTCTCGTTGTAGTCTTTACCCTTATTTTCGCTGGTGTTGACTGGCGAGTTCCCGCGACGATCGGTGTTGCCGGGGTCCTAGGGTTGATATTTATCTTCCTTAAGGGCGGTTTCCGCTCGAATCGTTTCCACACCTATTTTGATGCCTTGGTGGGCAATATTTCCGATACTCAAGGCACAGGTTTCCAGTCTTATCAAGGCTTCCTCTCGCTTGCCGACGGCGGCTTTTGGGGCGTTGGCATCGGCCAATCCCGCGCCAAGTGGTTCTACCTCCCTGAGGCAAAGAATGACTTTATTTACGCCATCGTTGGCGAGGAGCTCGGCTGGTGGGGCGGCGCACTCGTAATCGTTCTCTTCGCTGCCATGGGCTATGTGGGCCTGCGCACTGCGATGCGCGCGCAAAATCAATTCCAGTCTCTGCTTGCCGTTACGCTAACCATCGGCGTGGTTACCCAGGCTTTCGTGAATATCGGCTACGTCGTTGGTTTGTTACCGGTGACCGGTATTCAGCTGCCCATGATTTCTGCCGGTGGTACTGCGGCTATCATTACCATCGGTTCGATGGGTATTTTGTGCAACGTGGCGCGTCACGAGCCAATGCAGATTTCCGCAATGCAGAATTTCGGCCGCCCGCTGTTTGACCGCCTCTTTTTCATTGGCGAGCCGCAACCGGTGCCCAAGCCGAAAAAGAAGCAGCAGGGCCGCCACGCCCGCCCACAGGAGCCCCGTTCCCGCGTGCGCGAGGAACGCTTTGGCCGTCCCGTTACCGGAGCAGGCCGCTATCCGCGCGCCGAGCGCCGCTATCGCTAGGTGGCGCTGGTAGCCTTTAGGCTATGAATTCCACGCCTATTTCCGCCGTCATCGCAGGTGGCGGCACCGCCGGACATATTGAACCCGCCCTTGCCGTGGGCGAAGCTTTGCGCGAGCGCCACGGCGCACGCATTACCGCGCTCGGCACCGAAAAGGGCCTCGAGCGCGATATCATTCCCGCTCGCGGCGTGGATCTTCGCTTGATTACTCCAGTGCCGATCCCCCGCAAGATCAACGCGCAGCTTTTCAAATTGCCGTTAAACCTTTCCCGCGCGGTGAGGGAGGCTAAGCAGGTGCTCAAGGACGTCGAGGCGGATGTCGTCTTTGGCACCGGTGGCTACGTTGCAGGGCCAGCCTATATTGCTGCGCGCTCCCTCGGCATTCCGTTTTATGTTCTCGAGACCAATGCATTGGCAGGAATAGCCAATAAGCTTGGCGTGAAGATGGGCGGAATCGGCCTCAACGCCCACCCTGACTCCGGCATGCCGGGTGAAGTCGTAGGCATCCCCGTGCGTCCGAGTCTAGCAGAAGACCTGAATGGCAACCTTGCCGCAGACGCACGCACCAAGTGGAACTTGGCTGAGCTTCCCACCATCCTTATTACCGGCGGCTCTCAAGGCGCCGCCAGCATCAACCGCGCCGTGGCTGGGGCGGTGGAAGACCTGGCCAAGGACTTCCAGCTTCTGCACGCTTATGGCAAGAAGAACGATCCGCCGGCAGAGCACCCAAACTACGCGGCACTGCCGTATATCGAAGACATGGGCTCTGCTCTCGCAGTGGCCGATCTCGTCGTGTGCCGCTCTGGCGCCATGACCGTAGCCGAAGTCTCCGCCGCAGGCCTGCCCGCCATCTATATCCCGCTGCCACACGGCAATGGTGAACAAGCGCTTAACTCCCGCGAGGTGGTCGAGGCCGGCGCCGCCATCCAAATCCTCGATGCGGAGCTGACCTCGGAGCGCCTCATTTCCGAGGTACGCGGGATCCTAGGGGATCAGAAGCGCCTCGATTCGATGACGCACGCCGCAGCCCACTCCAGTGCCGGGGATGTAGCCAATACCATCGCAGACCGCATTGCCGCCCGCGTTTTTGAGGCCGAAGACGCCGCCGGAAGGAAGGATAAATAAATGACCGACCCCGCACACTACGATCTCCGCCGTGTCCACTTCATCGGAATCGGCGGTTCTGGGATGTCGGGCTTGGCACGCATCCTTGCCGCCCGCGACGCGGTGGTTACCGGTTCCGATGTGAAAGACTCCACCCCAGTACAGGTATTGCGCACCATGGGCGCCAAGGTCGCGATTGGGCACGCTGCGGAAAACCT from Corynebacterium tuberculostearicum includes the following:
- the mraY gene encoding phospho-N-acetylmuramoyl-pentapeptide-transferase, with translation MTQIIIAGILSFLVAIFTTPMLVRYFSGVGKGQEIREDGPQLHLRKRGTPTMGGLAILLAITVAYLVVGIYARVTGNGGFSPSGLLVYFLTMGLGGLGFADDFIKLFKKRNLGLNKTAKLVGQLAVALIFGILALQFPDSHGLTPASTNLSFVRDFDTFDIAVGGAVIGTIIFLVFLYLLIAAWSNAVNLTDGLDGLAAGTTAMVMGAYALISFWQFRNSCAVSPSAGCYEVRDPLDLAVLAAAGLGGCLGFLWWNAAPAKIFMGDTGSLALGGLVAGLSVTTRTELLMIIIGAIFVIETVSVVIQIIVFRSTGKRFFRMAPIHHHFENGGWAETAVVTRFWLLSAMASIAGVCIFYGDWLSAVGFGG
- the murD gene encoding UDP-N-acetylmuramoyl-L-alanine--D-glutamate ligase: MTELPPSLRGRVLVAGAGVSGRGCVAMLARLGVDTTVADSNELALQALADDYGVATVSAESAAQGDFDLVVTSPGWRPDSPLLVAFQDAGVEVIGDVELAYRLDRAGVFGAPRTWLVVTGTNGKTTTTGMLAQIMLADAARTGQRALAVGNIGVSLFDALTATPRVDVLCAELSSFQLHWSSQLRPDVGVLLNLAEDHLDWHGSFDAYARAKAKVLSGEAAVVGKDDAAALSYAAGTARVYGFTAAEPEQGEVGVSAGRLVSRLAAGCEDLASAEGIEPAGLAGVLDAAAAASVARLAGAAPQSIEVGLSAYTVAGHRGAVVHQASGISFIDNSKATNPHAADAALKGLNSVVWIAGGQLKGAEVDGLVAKHAAQIKAAVVMGVDRQEIAHALAAHAPHAAVDVIESQDPAAAMNAAVEAALQHAEAGDTVLLAPAAASLDMYTGMAQRGDFFAAAARELTRS
- a CDS encoding FtsW/RodA/SpoVE family cell cycle protein, whose translation is MTATSQQRPRPKSLGDRVRELREQARQQAGLDYQLLRIIIFSLIGIGVLMVFSSSMATSLTEDGGVWNQALRQCAMVFLGLVAFWLGLKVSPHTLRKCVPWIVGLSIILLIAVLIPGVGTGREEVGSQSWIYLGPFSLQPSELARIAVGMFGATVLADKEHKSLKFTDPFMMYSLIAGVMFLLIALQGDMGMALSFALVVVFTLIFAGVDWRVPATIGVAGVLGLIFIFLKGGFRSNRFHTYFDALVGNISDTQGTGFQSYQGFLSLADGGFWGVGIGQSRAKWFYLPEAKNDFIYAIVGEELGWWGGALVIVLFAAMGYVGLRTAMRAQNQFQSLLAVTLTIGVVTQAFVNIGYVVGLLPVTGIQLPMISAGGTAAIITIGSMGILCNVARHEPMQISAMQNFGRPLFDRLFFIGEPQPVPKPKKKQQGRHARPQEPRSRVREERFGRPVTGAGRYPRAERRYR
- the murG gene encoding undecaprenyldiphospho-muramoylpentapeptide beta-N-acetylglucosaminyltransferase, encoding MNSTPISAVIAGGGTAGHIEPALAVGEALRERHGARITALGTEKGLERDIIPARGVDLRLITPVPIPRKINAQLFKLPLNLSRAVREAKQVLKDVEADVVFGTGGYVAGPAYIAARSLGIPFYVLETNALAGIANKLGVKMGGIGLNAHPDSGMPGEVVGIPVRPSLAEDLNGNLAADARTKWNLAELPTILITGGSQGAASINRAVAGAVEDLAKDFQLLHAYGKKNDPPAEHPNYAALPYIEDMGSALAVADLVVCRSGAMTVAEVSAAGLPAIYIPLPHGNGEQALNSREVVEAGAAIQILDAELTSERLISEVRGILGDQKRLDSMTHAAAHSSAGDVANTIADRIAARVFEAEDAAGRKDK